CGTGATGGTTTAGCACCAATGCCATTTGTCACCAGCAAGTACGACCGTGCCGCTCCTTACGGGACTGGTGCTTCTAAAGTTGGTGGGAACTACGGTGGTTCGCTCTTACCAGGTGAAAAAGCGAAGAAAGCCGGCTATGGTGACGTGGTTTACCTAGACCCAGCTACCCACACCAAGATTGAAGAAGTTGGTTCCGCAAACTTCTACGGGATCGAAAAAGATACCAACAAATTTGTGACACCAAAATCACCTTCAATCCTCCCATCCATCACCAAATACTCGATCATTCACTTAGCTAAAGAACGTTTAGGCTTAGAGGTTGAAGAAGGCGACGTTTACGTGGATGAATTAGACCGCTTCGCTGAAGCAGGTGCTATGGGTACCGCTGCCGTTATTTCTCCAGTTTCACGGATTGACCACGGCGACCGTTCCTTCAAATTCTACTCCGACACAGAAGTTGGGCCAATCACCCAAAAACTTTATGACGAGTTAGTGGGTATCCAATACGGAGACATTGAAGCACCAGAAGGCTGGATCGTCGAAGTCCCTGAAAAATAACAGAGTGCAACAGTCACAAAAAACTTTTGATTTCTTATAGAAAAACTAAGTCCATTTTTTCAAATCATCCTTTTAAAAC
This genomic window from Aerococcus sp. Group 1 contains:
- a CDS encoding branched-chain amino acid aminotransferase; its protein translation is MSVNIDWNNLGFAYMDLPYRWRAYWKDGEWYKEGLEEGKTFPIAEGAPALHYGQEAFEGLKAYRRKDGQIQLFRPDQNAKRMANSAERMLMPAYPEEKFVEAVVKTVQANADYVPPYGSGASMYIRPLLIGVGDNIGVSPAKEYIFTIFTMPVGPYYRDGLAPMPFVTSKYDRAAPYGTGASKVGGNYGGSLLPGEKAKKAGYGDVVYLDPATHTKIEEVGSANFYGIEKDTNKFVTPKSPSILPSITKYSIIHLAKERLGLEVEEGDVYVDELDRFAEAGAMGTAAVISPVSRIDHGDRSFKFYSDTEVGPITQKLYDELVGIQYGDIEAPEGWIVEVPEK